The Diospyros lotus cultivar Yz01 chromosome 15, ASM1463336v1, whole genome shotgun sequence genome has a window encoding:
- the LOC127791788 gene encoding zinc finger CCCH domain-containing protein 17-like isoform X6: MDAVGYRLQGDLFLSLINCISLCAYSMAIVAVRVSERRQGSGFRRQSRGGLVNVICAAFWLEGRCCRHPCKFLHAETKSVTSRQPKQFQDYKSRTWKRTPDNSSIVKNSSVLSSAEDGSEHSNGTERVQDKVCQYWLPGKCVHGEVCKFLHSWSYGNGFSMITKLEGHCKAVMGIVLPSGSNKLYTGCKDKTIRVWDYNTGQTCNELTLTGPVGQVHAMATTDDMLFAATQDVTILAWKFRSENEHPELVASLKVHSCAVISLAIGANMLYSGSMDNTIRVWDLNTLLCVQTLQGHTGSVMSVLCWDKYLLSCSLDGTIKAWGATKAGDIEMIYSHKEHGPNLFCFAHATTTVSACMTCQRSLKGAGSLHGEKLGQFRLAQQAQASSSLGMQRGNSSVEIGYAERELKKKTLSSCMR, encoded by the exons ATGGATGCCGTTGGTTACAGACTACAGGGCGATTTATTCTtgtcattaattaattgtatatcTCTGTGTGCGTATAGTATGGCAATTGTGGCGGTAAGAGTTTCAGAGAGGAGGCAGGGGTCAGGTTTTCGTCGGCAATCCAGAGGAGGACTAGTGAACGTTATTTGTGCTGCCTTTTGGCTTGAGGGGAGGTGCTGTCGACACCCGTGTAAGTTCTTGCACGCAGAAACAAAATCAGTGACCTCACGACAACCTAAACAATTCCAAGACTATAAGTCAAGAACTTGGAAGAGGACTCCCGACAACAGCAGTATTGTCAAGAATTCATCTGTTTTGTCAAGTGCCGAAGATGGATCTGAACATAGTAATGGTACTGAAAGGGTTCAAGACAAAGTTTGCCAATATTGGCTTCCTGGAAAGTGCGTGCATGGTGAGGTCTGCAAATTCTTGCACTCCTGGTCTTATGGCAACGGGTTTTCAATGATCACGAAGCTAGAAGGACACTGTAAG GCTGTTATGGGGATTGTGCTGCCTTCTGGCTCCAACAAGCTTTACACAGGTTGCAAGGATAAAACAATACGGGTTTGGGACTACAATACTGGTCAG ACGTGCAATGAACTGACCCTTACCGGGCCAGTTGGACAAGTTCATGCTATGGCCACAACTGATGATATGCTTTTTGCTGCGACACAG GATGTCACCATATTGGCATGGAAATTTAGGTCTGAAAATGAACACCCTGAATTAGTCGCATCACTGAAGGTTCATAGTTGTGCTGTTATTTCACTTGCTATTGGAGCAAATATGCTCTACTCTGGTTCCATGGACAACACAATAAGA GTGTGGGATCTGAATACCTTGCTCTGTGTCCAAACGCTACAAGGACATACGGGTTCAGTTATGTCTGTTCTTTGCTGGGATAAGTATTTGTTGTCCTGTTCATTGGATGGAACCATAAAG GCTTGGGGTGCTACCAAAGCTGGGGACATAGAGATGATCTACTCACATAAAGAACAC GGGCCAAACCTATTCTGTTTTGCTCATGCAACGACAACTGTGTCCGCTTGTATGACTTGCCAAC GTTCACTGAAAGGGGCAGGCTCTTTGCATGGCGAGAAGTTGGGGCAATTCAGATTGGCCCAGCAGGCGCAGGCCTCTTCTTCACTGGGGATGCAACGGGGGAATAGCAGTGTGGAAATTGGATACGCAGAGAGagagttgaagaagaagacgcTTTCATCATGCATGAGATGA
- the LOC127791788 gene encoding zinc finger CCCH domain-containing protein 17-like isoform X1, with product MDAVGYRLQGDLFLSLINCISLCAYSMAIVAVRVSERRQGSGFRRQSRGGLVNVICAAFWLEGRCCRHPCKFLHAETKSVTSRQPKQFQDYKSRTWKRTPDNSSIVKNSSVLSSAEDGSEHSNGTERVQDKVCQYWLPGKCVHGEVCKFLHSWSYGNGFSMITKLEGHCKAVMGIVLPSGSNKLYTGCKDKTIRVWDYNTGQVWNTQTCNELTLTGPVGQVHAMATTDDMLFAAAQDGTILAWKFRSENEHPELIASLKVHSCAVISLAIGANMLYSGSMDNTIRVWDLNTLLCVQTLQGHTGSVMSVLCWDKYLLSCSLDGTIKAWGATEAGDMEMIYSHKEEHVYKLLKNYPFCAYLCQLISVFVLAAAPYCISLPLHLYVDVCLFVVSFFYLLCSPFGRVGWDLMQSISAKIAYDCGNLRVFRVLLLFVGLMMQGPNLFCFAHATTTVSAWTVFFMTDGCRWLQTTGRFIHVIN from the exons ATGGATGCCGTTGGTTACAGACTACAGGGCGATTTATTCTtgtcattaattaattgtatatcTCTGTGTGCGTATAGTATGGCAATTGTGGCGGTAAGAGTTTCAGAGAGGAGGCAGGGGTCAGGTTTTCGTCGGCAATCCAGAGGAGGACTAGTGAACGTTATTTGTGCTGCCTTTTGGCTTGAGGGGAGGTGCTGTCGACACCCGTGTAAGTTCTTGCACGCAGAAACAAAATCAGTGACCTCACGACAACCTAAACAATTCCAAGACTATAAGTCAAGAACTTGGAAGAGGACTCCCGACAACAGCAGTATTGTCAAGAATTCATCTGTTTTGTCAAGTGCCGAAGATGGATCTGAACATAGTAATGGTACTGAAAGGGTTCAAGACAAAGTTTGCCAATATTGGCTTCCTGGAAAGTGCGTGCATGGTGAGGTCTGCAAATTCTTGCACTCCTGGTCTTATGGCAACGGGTTTTCAATGATCACGAAGCTAGAAGGACACTGTAAG GCTGTTATGGGGATTGTGCTGCCTTCTGGCTCCAACAAGCTTTACACAGGTTGCAAGGATAAAACAATACGGGTTTGGGACTACAATACTGGTCAG GTGTGGAACACTCAGACGTGCAATGAACTGACCCTTACCGGGCCAGTTGGACAAGTTCATGCTATGGCCACAACTGATGATATGCTTTTTGCTGCGGCACAG GATGGCACCATATTGGCATGGAAATTTAGGTCTGAAAATGAACACCCTGAATTAATCGCATCACTGAAGGTTCATAGTTGTGCTGTTATTTCACTTGCTATTGGAGCAAATATGCTCTACTCTGGTTCCATGGACAACACAATAAGA GTGTGGGATCTGAATACCTTGCTCTGTGTCCAAACGCTACAAGGACATACGGGTTCAGTTATGTCTGTTCTTTGCTGGGATAAGTATTTGTTGTCCTGTTCATTGGATGGAACCATAAAG GCTTGGGGTGCTACCGAAGCTGGGGACATGGAGATGATCTACTCGCATAAAGAAGAACACGTATATAAGCTCTTAAAGAACTATCCGTTTTGTGCATatttatgtcaattaatttCTGTTTTTGTGCTAGCTGCAGCCCCCTATTGCATTTCCCTGCCTCTGCATTTATATGTggatgtttgtttgtttgttgtttctttcttttatcttttatgttCTCCATTTGGGAGGGTAGGTTGGGACTTAATGCAAAGCATATCTGCAAAAATTGCATATGATTGTGGAAATCTGCGTGTGTTCAGGGTGTTGTTGCTCTTTGTGGGCTTAATGATGCAGGGGCCAAACCTATTCTGTTTTGCTCATGCAACGACAACTGTGTCCGCTTGGACGGTTTTCTTCATGACAGATGGATGCCGTTGGTTACAGACTACAGGGCGATTTATTCAcgtcattaattaa
- the LOC127791788 gene encoding zinc finger CCCH domain-containing protein 17-like isoform X14, whose product MITKLEGHCKAVMGIALPSGSNKLYTGCKDKTIRVWDYNTGQTCNELTLTGPVGQVHAMATTDDMLFAATQDVTILAWKFRSENEHPELVASLKVHSCAVISLAIGANMLYSGSMDNTIRVWDLNTLLCVQTLQGHTGSVMSVLCWDKYLLSCSLDGTIKAWGATKAGDIEMIYSHKEHGPNLFCFAHATTTVSACMTCQRSLKGAGSLHGEKLGQFRLAQQAQASSSLGMQRGNSSVEIGYAERELKKKTLSSCMR is encoded by the exons ATGATCACGAAGCTAGAAGGACACTGTAAG GCTGTTATGGGGATTGCGCTTCCTTCTGGCTCCAACAAGCTTTACACAGGTTGCAAGGACAAAACAATACGGGTTTGGGACTACAATACTGGTCAG ACGTGCAATGAACTGACCCTTACCGGGCCAGTTGGACAAGTTCATGCTATGGCCACAACTGATGATATGCTTTTTGCTGCGACACAG GATGTCACCATATTGGCATGGAAATTTAGGTCTGAAAATGAACACCCTGAATTAGTCGCATCACTGAAGGTTCATAGTTGTGCTGTTATTTCACTTGCTATTGGAGCAAATATGCTCTACTCTGGTTCCATGGACAACACAATAAGA GTGTGGGATCTGAATACCTTGCTCTGTGTCCAAACGCTACAAGGACATACGGGTTCAGTTATGTCTGTTCTTTGCTGGGATAAGTATTTGTTGTCCTGTTCATTGGATGGAACCATAAAG GCTTGGGGTGCTACCAAAGCTGGGGACATAGAGATGATCTACTCACATAAAGAACAC GGGCCAAACCTATTCTGTTTTGCTCATGCAACGACAACTGTGTCCGCTTGTATGACTTGCCAAC GTTCACTGAAAGGGGCAGGCTCTTTGCATGGCGAGAAGTTGGGGCAATTCAGATTGGCCCAGCAGGCGCAGGCCTCTTCTTCACTGGGGATGCAACGGGGGAATAGCAGTGTGGAAATTGGATACGCAGAGAGagagttgaagaagaagacgcTTTCATCATGCATGAGATGA
- the LOC127791788 gene encoding zinc finger CCCH domain-containing protein 17-like isoform X4 — translation MDAVGYRLQGDLFLSLINCISLCAYSMAIVAVRVSERRQGSGFRRQSRGGLVNVICAAFWLEGRCCRHPCKFLHAETKSVTSRQPKQFQDYKSRTWKRTPDNSSIVKNSSVLSSAEDGSEHSNGTERVQDKVCQYWLPGKCVHGEVCKFLHSWSYGNGFSMITKLEGHCKAVMGIVLPSGSNKLYTGCKDKTIRVWDYNTGQVWNTQTCNELTLTGPVGQVHAMATTDDMLFAAAQDGTILAWKFRSENEHPELIASLKVHSCAVISLAIGANMLYSGSMDNTIRVWDLNTLLCVQTLQGHTGSVMSVLCWDKYLLSCSLDGTIKAWGATKAGDIEMIYSHKEHGPNLFCFAHATTTVSACMTCQRSLKGAGSLHGEKLGQFRLAQQAQASSSLGMQRGNSSVEIGYAERELKKKTLSSCMR, via the exons ATGGATGCCGTTGGTTACAGACTACAGGGCGATTTATTCTtgtcattaattaattgtatatcTCTGTGTGCGTATAGTATGGCAATTGTGGCGGTAAGAGTTTCAGAGAGGAGGCAGGGGTCAGGTTTTCGTCGGCAATCCAGAGGAGGACTAGTGAACGTTATTTGTGCTGCCTTTTGGCTTGAGGGGAGGTGCTGTCGACACCCGTGTAAGTTCTTGCACGCAGAAACAAAATCAGTGACCTCACGACAACCTAAACAATTCCAAGACTATAAGTCAAGAACTTGGAAGAGGACTCCCGACAACAGCAGTATTGTCAAGAATTCATCTGTTTTGTCAAGTGCCGAAGATGGATCTGAACATAGTAATGGTACTGAAAGGGTTCAAGACAAAGTTTGCCAATATTGGCTTCCTGGAAAGTGCGTGCATGGTGAGGTCTGCAAATTCTTGCACTCCTGGTCTTATGGCAACGGGTTTTCAATGATCACGAAGCTAGAAGGACACTGTAAG GCTGTTATGGGGATTGTGCTGCCTTCTGGCTCCAACAAGCTTTACACAGGTTGCAAGGATAAAACAATACGGGTTTGGGACTACAATACTGGTCAG GTGTGGAACACTCAGACGTGCAATGAACTGACCCTTACCGGGCCAGTTGGACAAGTTCATGCTATGGCCACAACTGATGATATGCTTTTTGCTGCGGCACAG GATGGCACCATATTGGCATGGAAATTTAGGTCTGAAAATGAACACCCTGAATTAATCGCATCACTGAAGGTTCATAGTTGTGCTGTTATTTCACTTGCTATTGGAGCAAATATGCTCTACTCTGGTTCCATGGACAACACAATAAGA GTGTGGGATCTGAATACCTTGCTCTGTGTCCAAACGCTACAAGGACATACGGGTTCAGTTATGTCTGTTCTTTGCTGGGATAAGTATTTGTTGTCCTGTTCATTGGATGGAACCATAAAG GCTTGGGGTGCTACCAAAGCTGGGGACATAGAGATGATCTACTCACATAAAGAACAC GGGCCAAACCTATTCTGTTTTGCTCATGCAACGACAACTGTGTCCGCTTGTATGACTTGCCAAC GTTCACTGAAAGGGGCAGGCTCTTTGCATGGCGAGAAGTTGGGGCAATTCAGATTGGCCCAGCAGGCGCAGGCCTCTTCTTCACTGGGGATGCAACGGGGGAATAGCAGTGTGGAAATTGGATACGCAGAGAGagagttgaagaagaagacgcTTTCATCATGCATGAGATGA